ATCTAATAAATTATTAATATCAGATTTTGTATTTTTATAGTATGATCCAATAAGATCCAGATTTTCTTTAGCAGTTAATTTTAGATATAGATTTGGAAAATCAAATGCCACTCCTATATCTTCAAAGAAATCTTTGCTCCATTTATTTCTCTCTTTACCTAGTACGTTTATATGTCCCCTATACCCTCTTAACAAACCAATGATTAATTTTTGAGTTGTTGTTTTACCAGCTCCACTAGGTCCTAGAAAACCAAATATTTCTCCTTTATCTATATGAAAATTCACTTTGTTAACTGCTAATTTATTGGTCTTTGGATATGTAAAGATTAAATCATTTGCTATTATCATATACAGTCCTCCATTTAAGTAATTTTAATAAAAATCAAGTGTTCTTTATTAGGATAAAAAAATTAAAAGTTGAAGTCCCGTATAAGTCCCATTGTTCCAATCATGTAGAACAGGATATATTCAGTTATTAATTTATGTTTTAAGTCAGGATTATTATTATTTCTAAGAATTTTAATAATTCCATCTATCAACTGTTCAGAAATTATATCTCCAATCTCAATAGAACTGTATTCCTTATTATATTTCTCCATATGCTCAATAAAATGGTTTTTAATAAGATTAACCAACTCATTCTTGCAATTAGCGAATTTGGTACCTTCGCTGCAATCTAATAATATAATCAAACCTATACCAAAATTAGGAACCACTTTACCTAAGAGTTCTGAAAGTACTACTCTCCACTTTGACGGATTAGATATTTGCCATAAATAATCAGGTCTTTCTATCTTATCATGATTATGGATAAAATATATGAACTTGTCATATTCATTTTTTACAAGTACCTCAAATAGAGCCTCTTTATTATCAAAATAGTTATAGAAATTACCAATAGTAGTTCCTGCTTGCTTTACTATTTTTCTAATAGAAGCTTTCTCATATCCTTTTTCCAAAAATTCTTTTTCTCCACTTTTAATAATAGCGTTTTTCACTTCATCTTTTTTTATCTGCATTAAAAATCACCTGTTATTTATTAATATACTATAGTTTGTAATATGTGTCAATAATTTATTATCCTAATTAAGATGGGGCTGTAAATAAAATATTATCCTACAGCCCCTATAACTTTTGCTAATTTTTATATTGATAGACTTCTACGGTCAAAAATAATTATCGCTGCAAAGTAAAGTATACCGCTTATACCTAATAAAATCAAACTTGTCATAGCAGCATAGCTTGAACTGCTTAAGATTTCTTCAATATCTACAAATGAATAAATAGTGAAATATTTTAACCATGATATATCTTCACTTATTCCCATGAGCATCCTAAATATCAAGAATAAAGCTGCTATTCCCCCTCCAAAGGCAAGAGCATTTCTTGATTCATTGAATAAACATGAGAATAAGAATACTATACCACTGACAACCATTGTGGCTAGATAAGTCACTAAATTTAGAGCAATGAATTTACCTATATCAAGATGTCCTCCGAACATGGATTCACTAATAGCAATACCTATACCTACATTTATTATGAAAATGGCAGCTATACTACTTACCAGATAAACAGCTTGAGTTACAGCTATTCTAATACGAGTATTAGGTGTTGTTAATATATAAGCCATTGATCCATTATCAACATGTTTTGCAATCAATTTATTACCTATGATTATTGTATATATCATTGGAAATACTAGAAAAATAAATCCATAAAGATAATGTGCAAGATAACCAGTTAAATCCGTACCTAGATTATCAAATCCAAAGGCTTTTAACATTCCCTCAGGCATCAATGCCAGCATACTTTCTATTGTTTCTGCACTATCAGGATCAAACATAACTATACTTATAGTTACATACATAAGTATGAAAAGCGTAAAAAATAATCCTATACCCCAATTTGCCTTGAATGTTGCTTTGAACAATGTCTTATTCATGAGTAACACCATCCTTCCCATAGTATTTCATAAATACATTTTCAAGTGATTGTTGCTCAGCTTCTAATCCAATCACACTACAATCAGATAAAATCTTGAAGAACTCCTTGTAATTGTTATTTACTGTAATTTTAACCTTTTTATCTGTTATTTTTTTCACATCCAGTTTATTATTCATAAGCTTACTTACATCATTTTTGTTAGATAATCTAATGATAAAAGTTTCCTGTTTCATAGCATTAAGAGATTGAACATCTTCAACAGCAACAATTCTACCATCTTTTATGATGCCTGCTCTATCACAAACTCTTTGAACTTCCTCAAAAATATGTGAAGACATCATTATTGTTTTACCTCTTTCTTTTTCTCTATCCAATAGATTCATAAATAAATTCTGCATGAGAGGGTCCAATCCACTTGTTGGTTCATCTAAGATATATATAGATGGGTCATGCATAAATGCTGTCACTATCCCTAATTTCTGTTTCATACCTTTTGACATCTTTTTTATTTTACCTTTTGTATCTAATTCAAATAGCTCTATAAGCTCATCACGTCTTGATAAATCCTTGGTATGACGCATTTCACACATGAATCTAAGGAATTCCATACCTTTCATATTCTCAAAGAAAGTAATCTCTCCTGGAAGATAACCAATAGTATTTTGAAGTTTTGCCGCTTCTTTTCGACAATTGATTCCATTAATTACTGCACTGCCTTTTGTTGGATTGGCGAACCCAAGCAGGTTTCTTATGGTTGTTGTTTTTCCAGCACCATTAGGACCAATATAGCCAAAAACTTCTCCTTCCTTAATTGTGAAGTTCAAATCAAAGACACCTTTTCCACTCTTATAGATCTGTGTGAGATTTTTAACTTCTATCATTCAACTACCTCCCTTTTAATTATCCTGTTTACTGAGTTGATCTCTGCAATATTTTACATAAGACAATGCTTCCTCTTTTATCTTAATCTTATTTGTATCAAAACCTAATGCACCATTTATTAATTCTTCACTGAACTCAAGTAATTCTGTGAATTCAACATATTTCTGTTCATCCTTTGACATAATAATCTGAGGTATAATACCATAAATTCTTATTAATTCTCTCGTCCATAATCCTGCTAAATACTCTGGATATTTTACATTGAATATACCCTCTTCATTGCCTTGTATGATCAATTTTTTGTAAAGTTGTGTTGTAACTATTTCAAATTCTTCTGCCATCTTTCTCAAAATAGTGTTGTTTCCTTTAAAAGAATATATCTTACCAATCTCTGGCCATTCTTCTATCTTGCTTGCTTTACATTTATTGATGGTAATAAAAACATTATTTAATGATTCAATTGTGGATTCAACATTTTTTTCTTGCATCTTTTCATAATATCTGACTAAATCTTTTATATAATTAATGGTTATTGCTTCAAGAACTTCATCTTTTGATTTGAAATGATGATAAAATCCACCTTTAGAACTTCCTACTGACTCAATTATCTCTGATACA
The window above is part of the Vallitalea guaymasensis genome. Proteins encoded here:
- a CDS encoding ABC transporter ATP-binding protein, with amino-acid sequence MIEVKNLTQIYKSGKGVFDLNFTIKEGEVFGYIGPNGAGKTTTIRNLLGFANPTKGSAVINGINCRKEAAKLQNTIGYLPGEITFFENMKGMEFLRFMCEMRHTKDLSRRDELIELFELDTKGKIKKMSKGMKQKLGIVTAFMHDPSIYILDEPTSGLDPLMQNLFMNLLDREKERGKTIMMSSHIFEEVQRVCDRAGIIKDGRIVAVEDVQSLNAMKQETFIIRLSNKNDVSKLMNNKLDVKKITDKKVKITVNNNYKEFFKILSDCSVIGLEAEQQSLENVFMKYYGKDGVTHE
- a CDS encoding TetR/AcrR family transcriptional regulator, with product MDLKQNIIRTAYKLFAEKGYEKTTVSEIIESVGSSKGGFYHHFKSKDEVLEAITINYIKDLVRYYEKMQEKNVESTIESLNNVFITINKCKASKIEEWPEIGKIYSFKGNNTILRKMAEEFEIVTTQLYKKLIIQGNEEGIFNVKYPEYLAGLWTRELIRIYGIIPQIIMSKDEQKYVEFTELLEFSEELINGALGFDTNKIKIKEEALSYVKYCRDQLSKQDN
- a CDS encoding ABC transporter permease subunit, with protein sequence MNKTLFKATFKANWGIGLFFTLFILMYVTISIVMFDPDSAETIESMLALMPEGMLKAFGFDNLGTDLTGYLAHYLYGFIFLVFPMIYTIIIGNKLIAKHVDNGSMAYILTTPNTRIRIAVTQAVYLVSSIAAIFIINVGIGIAISESMFGGHLDIGKFIALNLVTYLATMVVSGIVFLFSCLFNESRNALAFGGGIAALFLIFRMLMGISEDISWLKYFTIYSFVDIEEILSSSSYAAMTSLILLGISGILYFAAIIIFDRRSLSI
- a CDS encoding TetR/AcrR family transcriptional regulator, which produces MQIKKDEVKNAIIKSGEKEFLEKGYEKASIRKIVKQAGTTIGNFYNYFDNKEALFEVLVKNEYDKFIYFIHNHDKIERPDYLWQISNPSKWRVVLSELLGKVVPNFGIGLIILLDCSEGTKFANCKNELVNLIKNHFIEHMEKYNKEYSSIEIGDIISEQLIDGIIKILRNNNNPDLKHKLITEYILFYMIGTMGLIRDFNF